Within the Saccharomonospora amisosensis genome, the region GTTCATCCTTGTCTCCATCTCCTCCTCACCTGACCCTGTTAGATCATCCCAGCGTGAAGTCGAAGTCCACTGCGTGACCCCCGTATGGTCGCAAGCTCGTTCGATCCGTTACCGCGGGCCTGCATCTCGACCAGTCGTACGTGCAGGCCATCACGGACCGTGATCGTCACCTAGGCCCGTTCGGTGGCTGCTACAACTGACTGCGGTAGACAGCCCGCGAGCGAGGCGCACGTTGAGCACGCGGGGACCAGTCCCACGAGCCAAGCTCCGCATGCCGGACCAGATACGCCGCTCACCGGACTGCCCGCCGGCGACCCTGGGTGCACACAGTAATGGGGCTTGTCACCCACTTGCACCTGCATGAGCGCGGAGCGTCACGCTAGGCTCAAGACGATCTTTCATGCTTGGCCGTGCCAGTACGGGAGGAACACCATGACGGCTGCCGTTTCCCAATCGGCTACCACCGTTGAGGCCGACGAGTCGCTCTTCACTGTTGTGAGTGTTGCCAGCCGGCTCTCTTCCTTGGCGGACGTGATGGCCGAGATCGACAGCAAACGGGCAGCTGAGGTCATCCGGTTCCGGACGTGCTGCGCCGATCCACGAGCCAGCAAGTAAACCTGGAGGGGTCAGCCCGCGACAGCCCTTCCCACCTAGCAAACCACGTGGGAGCCAGAGCCAGGTGTTAAGCCTTCTCGACCGCCGCGGCGGACTTCACAGACTTCTCCACCACGACGGCGACTCCGTCGCGCAGGTACTATTGCGACATGGCATTCCGCCTACTTCCGTAGTTGTCTACCGGGACGCAGACCAAACGCCGGTGACCGACGACTCAGTGGTTTCCAGCGATACCGACTATACGGCTCGCCTGATCGAAGGCTACGACATCGAAGGCATACGTCGTCTTTACGACGGTGAACTATCGACTGCTGGTGGACAGCTATCGGCCTGTCAAGGTTTGCTGAAGCGTCGCCTAGCGGTCGCGCCCGATGGCAAGCTATCTATGGAGCGAGCCCATCTCGACAATTCAGCTGGTGCTCTTCATGTCGAAGAGACTGTTGTTGACACCGTCGAACGGTTCAGCCTTCTCCCGGAGGGAAGCACGGTAGTCCTCGGCCTCTCCGGCGGTGTGGATAGTGGCTCCTTGCTCATGCTGCTCAGCTCCTACCGCCGGCGCCACCCGTCGATGAACATCCGAATCCAGGCTGCAACGTTTGAGGATTTCGACAGCAGGTACTCGGAGACGTTCAGCTTCGCCTCTCGCCTGGCCAAGCGGTTCGACATCGAACACACCTTGGTCGAGGCCGACAAAGCCGAGCGCGTGTTCAATCTCACCCGCCCCGTCGAGCAGATCCTGCTGTTGTTGATGGAGTCGGATGATGCGCACCAAGCGATGTATGTCGATCATCACACGACACGTCGGGTCCTCGAGGTGTTTGCCGACGAGGTTGGCAGTGACACCGTTGCGCTCGGTCTGCACACCACCGATCTGCTTGCCGGGCTGTTGAACAGCTGGACAAGCGGCTACGACATCGGTCCGATCCCGGAACGGCAGATCGGCATCTACCGATACGTCCTGCCGCTGGCTTTCGTGCCGAAGCGGGAGCTACATCTCTACTACGCTGACCAACTTGGACACCTGCCCAAGCAGACCACCCCAAACCAGTGGGAGTTTAATCCCACCGATCGGAACTTCTATTACTATCTGGCGGACCACTTGCAATGGTTGTGGCCCGGCCTACAGCACTGGGCTTTTACCGCGCACAACGCGCAAGCCAGTGAAACAGTTACGTTCGAAACCTGCGAGAACTGCGGTGCTGCCGCTCGTGAGCAGCCAAATTCGCCCGCTTGGTCTGGTCTGTGCGACGTATGCACACTGTTCGACAAGCACGGCTGGTTGCGCATGTCTTGACCGCCACCACGAACAATGATCAGGGAGACACGATGACAACCGTGGGGCCGCAAGAGAATACCGAGCGCCGTCTGTTGCCGATTTTTCCAGCGGGAGAAATGGACGCGCTACAAGCCGGCCCCGTCGTGGACGGGCACCAAACCTACCAAGTGAACGACCACGAGACACTCTTCAGCAACGAGGAGCTGATTGAGCCGCTCCAACCCTATCCGGGCGCCGTACTGCCAAAGATTGCTGGACGCAAAGCTTACCCGATCCCGGACAGGGTCGGTAAGTATGGTACCTGGTCGGAGTTCAAAAAGGCTCCGAAGTTTATGGCGCAGTGGGTCCACTGGAAAACCCGTACTGACCTCATTCTTGAGGGCCGCTATCACGACGTGCCTCCAGCTCATTACGAAGGCATCTTTACGCTGGTGTGTAATTTTATGTGCCCACATTGCAGCCGGCGGGTTACTCGCACCAAGTGGGTTGAGGGCGGTACTTGGGACCACAACACACCCATCGAGAAGAAAAACACGATGCACCCAGACGGCCTACGCCGGGTCATCGATCAATTGGCCGCCAATATGGTCGACGATCAGATGGGGATCATCTGGGGCGGTGGAGACCCGACCGCCAACCCGTACACCTACACAGCGATGGCGTACGCCCGCGAGCGAGGCATCACGTCAAGCTTCCTCACCAACGGTGTGCACCTCGATGTCGACAACTGCCTCGCGACAGACCCTATTCTCGTCCGGATCAGCCTTAACTGCGGCACCGAAGAGGCATACCGGAAGTTCCACGGCTATCCGCGTGGGCGCGACGACTTCGACCGTGTACGGCAAAACATGCGTGACCTGGCGCGCCGGAAGCTAGAACTCGGTGCCAGGACGTTGGTGGGAATCTCGCTGATCGTCGACGAGCGCAACATGGACGACATCGTGGAGGCGGCCAAGGAAGTCCGGGCTGTCGTCGACGACGCCGGACCCGGCATCGACTATGTCATCGCCCGGCCGGTCATGAACTACAAGCACTTCGATCACGAGTGGGCGCGTCTTAAAGACGATACCAAACAACGCGGCATGGACCTCGTCAACGAAGGAGGTGAAGCCTGGCAGATCTTCCATGACCTGGGCATTCCGCTCGTGTTGATTAAGGACTCGTTCGACGAGCCACCGCCACCGGAGTCTTACGAGGGGTCCGAGTGTCTGGCTTATGGCCTCTATGGCGAGATCCGACACAACGGCGATGTGCAGCTGTGCTCTGATTCCTACGGAAACCCTAAGTACACCATAGGAAACCTGTTCGACAACGACTTGGACGAAATCTTGACCTCGGAACGCCGCCGGAAGGTGCTGGCCGAAATCAACGAGTCCAAGTGCTTCCAGACAACGTGCCCGCACAACTCCCGTGGCCATCACCACAATCGAATCTTCCACCAGATCGAGTCATTCCGCCGAGCCGGCCGGATGAATGAGGTACGCCAATGGGTCGACGACCTCCGCGAAGTGACCTATCCCCTCGGCCATTCCTTCTTCGTGTAGGGCCGGGTTGGTGTCGGTGACCCCAGCGGATCTGTCGATGTCCGAACGGTGGCCGCTGCCCGAGCAGGTCGGTCGCTGGGGCAGTGCTGCCGAGTTCAGCAGCCAGCGAGCAGAGGCGGGCCAATGGGTGTTCTGGCAGGATCGATTCGATCTGGTCTTGGCCGGCCGCTACCACGAGGTCGTTCCGCTGCACGTCGAGCTCAGCCCGACGTTCCTCTGCAACTTCGCCTGCCCATGGTGCAGCTGTCGCAGCGCTCGTGAAGAGTGGTCCGAGGACGACGTATTCCGGCATCCACGCTCGACCCCGCTCACCGTAATGCGAATGCCCCGGCTGGAGCGGGTCGTAGACCACCTTGCCGACCACGGTGTCGAGGTGATGTGGGTCGGTGGCGAGCCGACCATGAACCCGCTGCTCTACCCTGCGGCCGCGCGTGCTCACGAGCGCGGTGTTAACCAGTGCTTGTTCACCAACGGCAGCCTGTTCCGGCCTGATCAGGCCGCGTCCCTGTTTGATTCCGACTTGGTGTTCATCCGGGTCAGTCTCAACGCCGTCACGCCGGAGGTACACCAGCGGCACCACGATTACGACCCCCGCCGCCCGCACTGGCAGCGCGTGCTGGACAACCTGGCGCTTCTCGCCGAACTGCGCGCCGAGGAGCGATCCCGGACGCTGGTCGGCGTATCCATCGTGGTTGACCGCAACAACGCGGACGACATCCTGCCTACGGCACGCTTCCTCAGTGGCTTGTGTACAGGCGAACGGGACGGGCGCATCGACTACGTGATCATGAGACCTGCCTTCCCAATCGTCGGCGCACAAGTTGATGTCGACCGTGCAACCGTGGACGCGTTCCTGCGCGAGGCGGCCCCCGGCTCCGAGACCCGTCGGCTTCTTGCCGATGCGGGGATCGAGGTGGTCGTCCCAGATGCCTCGGTGGGCGTGGTCGACGCCATGCCGGATGACGACCTCGGTTGCCTGGCCGCGGGCTGGTTTGGCGAGGTCACTCCATCCGGCGACATGCTGCCATGTTCCGACCTGTACGGAGATCCCGGCTTCTACATCGGCAACATCGCCAACGACTCGCTGACCGACATCTGGGCAAGCGACAGGAGGCGCGCGGTGCTCGGAGAGGTACGCCGAGGGCGGTGCCCTTCCACCCGATGCCCGGAAAATGGCCGCGGGCACCATCTCAACCGGGCCTTCCGTCAAGTCGAGACCTTCCGCCGCAGTGACCGACTTAACGAGGTCGCGCGCTGGGCAGAGGACCTTCGGCGCGTCCTGCCTGTGCCCGAGCATTCGTTCTTCCTCTGAAACGGATCGTCATGACGGGAGAACGATCTGTGATGTCAGAACTTGAGCCGGCGATGAGTGATCTTGAGTTGCTCAGGTGGATACGCCGGACCATGCACCAATGGCCTGAGTTGGGTCATGAGGAACACCGAACGTCAGCCTTCCTAGAAGGTGTCCTCGGTGGGTTCGGCCTTCGATTCTCCCGGCCCGCACCGACCAGCCTGGCCGTCAGCCTCGGACCACGTGGCCGCCCAACCGTCGCATTCAGGGCTGACCTGGACGCCATCGCTCGTACCGAGGAGACAGAGCTGCCCTTTGCGTCAGAGCGACCCGGTGTCATGCATGCCTGCGGACACGACGGGCACACGGCGGCGTTAGTCGTTCTGGCTCGCCGACTGGCGCGCCGCCAGCCAATCGACCCAGTGCTCCTGATCTTCCAACAGGCCGAGGAAGTCCATCCCAGCGGTGCCCGCCGGGTGATCGAGGGGCTTGGACCAGGCACCTGGCCAGCCGATCAGATGTATGGCCTGCACCTGTGGCCCGAACTCCCGGAAGACACTATCGGCCTTAGGACGGGTGCTCTCATGCCTGGCATCTCGGGCGTCACGGCTACCTTCCGAGCTGTCCAAGGCCGCTCGCACGGGACGCGGGTCGATGCTGGGGCAGGCGATGCGCTGAACGCGGTGAACCGCTTCTGCAGCATGGTCGAGCGAGTGGTACCTGCCGGACGATGTCCGACCTCCGAGCGGCCAGTCGTGGTCCATGTCGGTATGGCGCAGGCTGGCGAGGCGCCCAACCAGCCGGCTTCCAGCGGATCGGTGAGGGCGACAATGAGATGGCTCGATCACGACGCTCGCGTCCGTTGCGAGAAAGACCTGCGTCAGATTGCGGAGGATGTCACCGCCGAAACCGGCGTCGCGGTAAACGTCTGTGTCGAGAACGACGTCCGCCCCCTGGTCCCCAATGCGGCATCGGCGGTGAACAATGTGGCCAGCGCGTGCGAGAAGGTGGGGCTCAATGTGGCAGCCAACTACCCGCAAGCGCCGCTCGGCGTCAGCGACGACTTCGGCTGCTATTTGGAACATGTGCCAGGCGCGCTGTTTCTGGTCGGCTGCGGGACGGGTAATGATCAAGCCGACCTCCACGACCCGAAGTTCGACTTCCGTGAGGAGGCACTGCTGCCGGTGGTGGATGTCCTGGAACTGCTTGCACGGCAGGATTTCGGCTCGGTGGTCAACCCATGACTGGCGACCAGTCGAACACTCTGGTCATCTCCGCTGAGGCCGTCGAGGCCATCGAGAAGATCTGGACAGATCAACGGATCGACGACGCCCAACTCCGCGAGCCGGATATCCAGGAGGGGCTGCGTCAGCGGTGGGCCACCCATCTCGGAACCACCTGGTCAGAGCTAGTGAAGAACATTCGCGGCACCATACGTGCGCAGCTGTGGGTCGTTGTCCGCTCACCTATCGGCCGCCCGAGCCCAGCATTGTTGGCGGCGCTCGGAACTGCCGTTGGCTGGTTGGCCGATCCCTACCGCGCTTCCTGGTCACGTGTGTTGCAGGAGATCCCCCACAAGCCCGAGTGGACGCCAGATCTGGAGTGGCATACCGACAGCACCGGCTGGCCTCAGCCCAACGACGTCACGGCGTTGACTTGTCTGAAGCCCGCAGTGACCGGCGGCGCAACCGATCTCCTGACGCTCGACACCGTCCAGCGCACGGCGATCGACGAGGCCACCCTGACCACCTTGGCGGGTGCGGACTTCGCGTGGCCGCTCGACGCCGAGCTCGGTGGCGGCCACGCGAGCGACGTGATTATCACCCCGCAGCGAATCCGATTCATGCGTGCGGCGCTGCTGAACGCCACGGACGACCGCATTCGAGAATCTGCGCGTCGGTTCGCGGATCTCATCGACCGACTGGCACCGGACCAGTCCGCCGTTCTCGATCCTGGCGACAGCCTGCTGTTCGACAACGCTCGTTGCCTACATCGACGAGGCGAGCTTTCCGACCCCGATCGCCGGCGTCTCCTGCTCAGGACGAAGATTTTCTGGCAGCTACCAGACAGGCTGGACGGTCAGGCACGCCACCGCGCCATCACGTCGTAAGTCTTGC harbors:
- a CDS encoding asparagine synthase-related protein; protein product: MTDDSVVSSDTDYTARLIEGYDIEGIRRLYDGELSTAGGQLSACQGLLKRRLAVAPDGKLSMERAHLDNSAGALHVEETVVDTVERFSLLPEGSTVVLGLSGGVDSGSLLMLLSSYRRRHPSMNIRIQAATFEDFDSRYSETFSFASRLAKRFDIEHTLVEADKAERVFNLTRPVEQILLLLMESDDAHQAMYVDHHTTRRVLEVFADEVGSDTVALGLHTTDLLAGLLNSWTSGYDIGPIPERQIGIYRYVLPLAFVPKRELHLYYADQLGHLPKQTTPNQWEFNPTDRNFYYYLADHLQWLWPGLQHWAFTAHNAQASETVTFETCENCGAAAREQPNSPAWSGLCDVCTLFDKHGWLRMS
- a CDS encoding radical SAM protein — encoded protein: MTTVGPQENTERRLLPIFPAGEMDALQAGPVVDGHQTYQVNDHETLFSNEELIEPLQPYPGAVLPKIAGRKAYPIPDRVGKYGTWSEFKKAPKFMAQWVHWKTRTDLILEGRYHDVPPAHYEGIFTLVCNFMCPHCSRRVTRTKWVEGGTWDHNTPIEKKNTMHPDGLRRVIDQLAANMVDDQMGIIWGGGDPTANPYTYTAMAYARERGITSSFLTNGVHLDVDNCLATDPILVRISLNCGTEEAYRKFHGYPRGRDDFDRVRQNMRDLARRKLELGARTLVGISLIVDERNMDDIVEAAKEVRAVVDDAGPGIDYVIARPVMNYKHFDHEWARLKDDTKQRGMDLVNEGGEAWQIFHDLGIPLVLIKDSFDEPPPPESYEGSECLAYGLYGEIRHNGDVQLCSDSYGNPKYTIGNLFDNDLDEILTSERRRKVLAEINESKCFQTTCPHNSRGHHHNRIFHQIESFRRAGRMNEVRQWVDDLREVTYPLGHSFFV
- a CDS encoding radical SAM protein, giving the protein MSERWPLPEQVGRWGSAAEFSSQRAEAGQWVFWQDRFDLVLAGRYHEVVPLHVELSPTFLCNFACPWCSCRSAREEWSEDDVFRHPRSTPLTVMRMPRLERVVDHLADHGVEVMWVGGEPTMNPLLYPAAARAHERGVNQCLFTNGSLFRPDQAASLFDSDLVFIRVSLNAVTPEVHQRHHDYDPRRPHWQRVLDNLALLAELRAEERSRTLVGVSIVVDRNNADDILPTARFLSGLCTGERDGRIDYVIMRPAFPIVGAQVDVDRATVDAFLREAAPGSETRRLLADAGIEVVVPDASVGVVDAMPDDDLGCLAAGWFGEVTPSGDMLPCSDLYGDPGFYIGNIANDSLTDIWASDRRRAVLGEVRRGRCPSTRCPENGRGHHLNRAFRQVETFRRSDRLNEVARWAEDLRRVLPVPEHSFFL
- a CDS encoding M20 metallopeptidase family protein, with protein sequence MSDLELLRWIRRTMHQWPELGHEEHRTSAFLEGVLGGFGLRFSRPAPTSLAVSLGPRGRPTVAFRADLDAIARTEETELPFASERPGVMHACGHDGHTAALVVLARRLARRQPIDPVLLIFQQAEEVHPSGARRVIEGLGPGTWPADQMYGLHLWPELPEDTIGLRTGALMPGISGVTATFRAVQGRSHGTRVDAGAGDALNAVNRFCSMVERVVPAGRCPTSERPVVVHVGMAQAGEAPNQPASSGSVRATMRWLDHDARVRCEKDLRQIAEDVTAETGVAVNVCVENDVRPLVPNAASAVNNVASACEKVGLNVAANYPQAPLGVSDDFGCYLEHVPGALFLVGCGTGNDQADLHDPKFDFREEALLPVVDVLELLARQDFGSVVNP
- a CDS encoding TauD/TfdA family dioxygenase — encoded protein: MTGDQSNTLVISAEAVEAIEKIWTDQRIDDAQLREPDIQEGLRQRWATHLGTTWSELVKNIRGTIRAQLWVVVRSPIGRPSPALLAALGTAVGWLADPYRASWSRVLQEIPHKPEWTPDLEWHTDSTGWPQPNDVTALTCLKPAVTGGATDLLTLDTVQRTAIDEATLTTLAGADFAWPLDAELGGGHASDVIITPQRIRFMRAALLNATDDRIRESARRFADLIDRLAPDQSAVLDPGDSLLFDNARCLHRRGELSDPDRRRLLLRTKIFWQLPDRLDGQARHRAITS